The genomic DNA CTTGTCCGGGGGCTTGCGCTTGGCGCCGCCGCCACCATCGCTGGCCCTGCGCTGGCCCAGACCGGACCCGCCGCACCGCCGACCACCATCACGACCCCGCCGCGCGATTTCGGCCCGCACGGCGCGCCGACGACTTATTTCTGGGACCCCGACATCATCGCGGTCGATCCGTCCTTCAACGATCTCGCGCAGCCCAACACCGCGATCAAGCGCCTCTACACCGGCGTGTTGTGGGCCGAGGGCCCGGCTTGGAGCGCGCAAGGCCGATATCTGCTCTGGAGCGACATTCCCAACAACCGGCAGATGCGCTGGAGCGAGGACGACGGCCGCGTCAGTGTATTTCGCACCCCGTCCAACAATTCCAACGGCAACTCCTTCGACTTCCAGGGCCGCCAGCTCTCCTGCGAGCATTTGACCCGCCGGGTGACGCGCTACGAGCATGACGGTACCGCCACGGTTCTCTGCGACAATTACAACGGCAAGAAACTGAATTCGCCGAACGACGTCGTCGCGCATCCCGACGGCAGCTACTGGTTCACCGATCCGCCCTATGGCGGCCAGCTCTACGAGGGCGAGCCGGATGCGGCGGGGGGCGCGAGCAATGCCGGCGGCAAGCTCAATCCGCGGATCGGACAGCCAGCCGGCTTCACACCGGGCAAGCGCGAGCTGCCGACCAATTGCTATCGCATCGATCCTTCCGGCCGCATCGACCTCGTCGTCACCGAGGAGCAGGTGCCCGATCCGAACGGCCTCTGCTTCTCGCCGGACTACAAGAAGCTCTACGTCGCCTCGACCGGCAAGGGACCGGGCGATACCGGACCCGGCGGCAAGGGCGAGATCTTCGTGTTCGACGTCGGCAGCGACAACAAGCTGTCGAACCTCAAGAAGTTCAGCGAATGCGTGGTCGACGGCGTGAAGTGCGGGCCGGACGGCGTGCGCTGCGACGTCAACGGCAATGTCTGGGCCTCCAGCAATGCCGGCCGCGCCGTCGGCTACAGCGGCGTGACGGTGTGGTCACCGGAGGGCAAGTTGCTCGGCCGCATCCGCCTGCCGGAGGTGTGCGGCAACATCACCTTCGGCGGCCCCAAGCGCAACCGGCTGTTCATGGCCGCAAGCCAGTCGCTTTACGCGGTGTTCACGGCAACGCAGGGCGCGGGGCCCGGCTGAGGGCGAGCCAGCTATCGTCGGGTGGGCAATGGCGCAAAGCGCCGTGCCCACCATCTCCCTTCGTCTCAAAGGGATCGTGGGCACGCTTCCGCCTTCGCTTTTCGAGCTGCAGCGGACAAGTCGTTTTGCCCACTCCGCGCGACACCGGGTTTCATGACAGCCTGACGACGCGCGCGCGCCGATGACGTTCCCCGGCCGCAATCAAGCTGCACCGCGGGCCAATCTCCGCCATCAAAGCAAAGATGATGTGTGACGCGGCAGGGCCGCAGTGCGGCGCGCGGGCATGATGCTCGCCGCGCTCCGCGCCGGATATGAACTGGGGAGCCTTCGCGATGCGCCATATGCCAAACGACACGATCATCACCAACGTGGGAAGCCAGGAGCTCGTGCTCGTATACGGCGATCCCGGTCTGCCGATCGACGGCCGCGGCGGCAACGACACCATGATCGCAACAGTCGATGGCGGGCCCAGCACCCTGCTGCTGGTCGGCGACGATGAGGATCTGCAAGGACGGTCGCACGGCGGCAACGACCATTTCGTCGCTGATGTCGCAGGCTTCGGCGTCTATGTCACCGTCGATGGCGACGCGCGGACGATGTCCGGCCATGCCCATGGCGGCAATGACGTTCTCAACGTCGACGCCACAGATACGATCTATACGACCACCTCTCTGTTCGGCGACGCCGAGATGGCGATGAGCGGAGACGCGCGCGGAGGCAATGATTTCATCACAGGCACGATGGGAGACAGGGCGTACGGGACGTTCGTCGGCGATGCGGGCACGACCATGAACGACGAGACCCGAGGCGGCAACGACATCATCAACGTCACCCAGGCCGGCGTCTATGGCGCCGCATCGATCTTCGGCGATGCGCTCGACATGCTGGGCGAGGCACGTGGCGGCAACGATATTCTCGTCTACACGGTTGGCACCGAAGCGCGATCCGGGGGTGCGTTCATGGCCGGGGACGCGGACTACATGAGCGGCAACGCCCGCGGCGGCGACGACGTGCTGATCGCAGCCGTCGACGGCAATCCCGATTCGACGTCGATCACCATGTTCGGTGATGCCTCGAACATGTCAGGCAACGCGCATGGCGGCAACGACATCCTCGTGGGCAGCGCGCGCGGCGACTGGCTGTATGGCGATGCCAACACCTACGCCCCGGCCGTGGGCAGCTCGATCACGGGCGGCCGCGACCTCCTCAACGGCGGCGGCGGCGATGATCAGCTCTGGGGCGGGCCGAACAACGATCTGTTCGTGTTCAACGCAGGCTCGGGCCAGGACGTGATCAACGATTTCGATCAGGGCAACAAGGCCGCCGGCAGCACCGCGCGGGAGCATGATGTGATCGACGTCCACGCT from Bradyrhizobium sp. CCBAU 53351 includes the following:
- a CDS encoding SMP-30/gluconolactonase/LRE family protein, whose protein sequence is MTRQEQREQELALSRRTLVRGLALGAAATIAGPALAQTGPAAPPTTITTPPRDFGPHGAPTTYFWDPDIIAVDPSFNDLAQPNTAIKRLYTGVLWAEGPAWSAQGRYLLWSDIPNNRQMRWSEDDGRVSVFRTPSNNSNGNSFDFQGRQLSCEHLTRRVTRYEHDGTATVLCDNYNGKKLNSPNDVVAHPDGSYWFTDPPYGGQLYEGEPDAAGGASNAGGKLNPRIGQPAGFTPGKRELPTNCYRIDPSGRIDLVVTEEQVPDPNGLCFSPDYKKLYVASTGKGPGDTGPGGKGEIFVFDVGSDNKLSNLKKFSECVVDGVKCGPDGVRCDVNGNVWASSNAGRAVGYSGVTVWSPEGKLLGRIRLPEVCGNITFGGPKRNRLFMAASQSLYAVFTATQGAGPG
- a CDS encoding calcium-binding protein, whose product is MRHMPNDTIITNVGSQELVLVYGDPGLPIDGRGGNDTMIATVDGGPSTLLLVGDDEDLQGRSHGGNDHFVADVAGFGVYVTVDGDARTMSGHAHGGNDVLNVDATDTIYTTTSLFGDAEMAMSGDARGGNDFITGTMGDRAYGTFVGDAGTTMNDETRGGNDIINVTQAGVYGAASIFGDALDMLGEARGGNDILVYTVGTEARSGGAFMAGDADYMSGNARGGDDVLIAAVDGNPDSTSITMFGDASNMSGNAHGGNDILVGSARGDWLYGDANTYAPAVGSSITGGRDLLNGGGGDDQLWGGPNNDLFVFNAGSGQDVINDFDQGNKAAGSTAREHDVIDVHAYGFAGWADLKSLISDDSAGNAVIHLTASDTITLDGVHAADLNARDFIV